In Ectothiorhodosinus mongolicus, one DNA window encodes the following:
- a CDS encoding ABC transporter ATP-binding protein has protein sequence MIKKLLDLLTKHERKRAGLLLGMILTMALLDMIGVASIMPFMAVLANPEIIQTNAMLNAVYQAASHHLGINTTEQFLFALGMLVFVLLVVSLAFKALTTYAKLRFVQMRNYSISMRLVEGYLHQPYSWFLSRHSADLGKSILSEVGQVISGGMTPMMNLIAHGAIAIALLTLLILIDPKLALIVGLTLATAYALIFKATRGLLGRIGKERVKANQRRFTAVSEAFGASKEVKVGGLEQAYIKRFAGPAQTFARHQATAQVISQLPRFALEAIAFGGMLLVVLYLMAQSGSFASALPIIALYAFAGYRLMPALQQIYGAVTQLRFAGPALDALHADLMSLQPAYANPSQDAIALKEAITLNQIQFCYPNAPQPALKNLSLTIPAKSTVGLVGATGSGKTTTVDLILGLLEAQEGTLAVDGQAITEHNRRAWQRAIGYVPQQIYLADDTVAANIAFGLQEKDIDQAAVERAAKIANLHEFVANELPQQYQTTVGERGVRLSGGQRQRIGIARALYDNPQVLILDEATSALDNLTEQAVMEAVHNLGHEITIILIAHRLSTVKSCDTIFLLEKGELKAQGAFDELTHTNARFRAMAANH, from the coding sequence ATGATCAAAAAGCTTCTCGACCTCCTCACCAAGCACGAGCGCAAGCGCGCGGGCTTGCTGCTGGGCATGATCCTGACCATGGCGCTGCTGGATATGATCGGCGTGGCGTCGATCATGCCGTTCATGGCGGTGCTGGCGAACCCCGAGATCATCCAAACCAACGCCATGCTGAACGCCGTCTACCAAGCCGCCAGCCACCATCTTGGCATCAACACCACCGAGCAGTTCCTGTTTGCGCTCGGCATGTTGGTGTTCGTGCTGTTGGTGGTCTCACTGGCGTTCAAGGCCCTGACGACTTATGCCAAGCTCCGCTTTGTGCAAATGCGGAACTACAGCATCAGCATGCGCTTGGTGGAAGGCTATCTGCACCAGCCCTATAGTTGGTTTCTCAGCCGCCACAGCGCCGATCTGGGCAAATCCATACTCTCAGAGGTGGGCCAAGTAATCAGTGGCGGCATGACACCGATGATGAACCTCATCGCCCACGGCGCAATCGCTATTGCACTGCTCACGCTCTTGATCCTGATCGACCCCAAACTCGCGCTCATCGTCGGCCTGACGCTGGCCACCGCCTATGCGCTCATCTTCAAAGCCACCCGCGGTTTGCTCGGGCGCATCGGTAAGGAACGCGTCAAAGCCAACCAGAGGCGCTTCACCGCGGTGAGCGAAGCCTTCGGCGCCTCCAAAGAAGTCAAGGTCGGCGGGCTGGAACAAGCGTATATCAAACGCTTTGCAGGCCCCGCACAAACCTTCGCACGCCACCAGGCCACGGCGCAGGTCATCAGCCAACTGCCGCGCTTTGCCCTGGAAGCCATCGCCTTTGGCGGCATGCTGCTGGTGGTGTTGTATTTGATGGCGCAAAGCGGCAGTTTTGCCAGTGCCCTGCCTATCATCGCGCTCTATGCCTTTGCCGGCTATCGCCTGATGCCCGCCCTGCAGCAGATCTATGGCGCGGTCACGCAACTGCGCTTTGCCGGCCCGGCGCTCGATGCCCTGCATGCCGATCTCATGAGCCTGCAACCCGCCTATGCCAACCCCAGCCAAGACGCCATTGCGCTGAAAGAAGCCATCACCCTGAACCAGATTCAGTTCTGTTACCCCAATGCCCCGCAGCCGGCGCTAAAGAACCTCAGCCTCACCATCCCCGCCAAAAGCACGGTGGGCTTGGTCGGCGCCACCGGTAGTGGCAAAACCACTACGGTGGATTTGATCCTGGGCCTGCTCGAAGCGCAAGAAGGCACGCTAGCCGTCGACGGCCAAGCCATCACCGAACACAACCGACGCGCCTGGCAGCGCGCCATTGGTTATGTGCCGCAGCAGATTTATCTGGCCGACGACACGGTGGCCGCCAACATCGCCTTTGGCCTACAAGAAAAAGACATCGACCAAGCCGCCGTGGAGCGCGCCGCAAAGATTGCTAACTTGCATGAGTTCGTTGCCAACGAATTGCCGCAACAGTACCAGACTACGGTGGGCGAGCGCGGTGTGCGCCTTTCGGGCGGGCAGCGCCAGCGCATCGGCATTGCCAGAGCGCTGTACGACAACCCGCAGGTGTTGATTCTGGATGAAGCCACCAGTGCGCTCGACAACCTCACCGAACAGGCGGTGATGGAAGCGGTGCACAACCTAGGCCATGAAATCACTATCATCCTGATTGCGCATCGCCTTAGCACTGTGAAATCCTGTGACACCATCTTCCTGCTGGAGAAGGGCGAGTTGAAAGCGCAGGGGGCTTTCGACGAACTGACCCACACCAACGCGCGGTTTCGGGCGATGGCAGCTAATCACTAA
- a CDS encoding BrnA antitoxin family protein: MTNKITKQQADELRALMDKSEDDIDTKEQPEITDWTGAERGKFYRPIKQQVTLRLDADLLAWFKSRGSHYQTRINAALRQFIEEHPEKR; the protein is encoded by the coding sequence ATGACGAACAAAATCACTAAACAGCAAGCCGATGAGCTACGGGCGTTGATGGATAAGTCCGAAGATGACATCGACACCAAAGAACAGCCGGAAATAACCGACTGGACCGGAGCCGAGCGTGGCAAGTTTTACCGCCCCATCAAGCAACAGGTCACACTGCGGCTTGATGCCGATCTGCTCGCCTGGTTCAAATCACGCGGCTCGCACTATCAAACGCGGATCAATGCCGCGCTACGCCAATTCATTGAAGAACATCCGGAAAAACGCTGA
- a CDS encoding type II toxin-antitoxin system YafQ family toxin, with amino-acid sequence MRTIKQTSRFKRDLKREAKGKHKQDLQDGFVKIIEILARDLPLPESFRDHGLTGDWKDQRDCHIKPDLVLIYRKPDQQTLQLVRIGSHAELGLA; translated from the coding sequence ATGAGAACAATTAAACAGACCTCACGATTTAAGCGAGATCTCAAGCGGGAAGCCAAGGGCAAGCATAAACAAGATCTTCAAGATGGTTTTGTGAAGATTATCGAAATCTTGGCCAGAGATTTGCCTCTGCCTGAGTCATTTCGTGATCATGGGCTAACGGGTGACTGGAAAGACCAACGTGACTGCCACATCAAGCCCGACCTTGTGCTCATCTATCGCAAACCGGATCAACAGACCTTGCAGCTTGTTCGAATTGGCTCGCACGCAGAGTTAGGTCTCGCCTAA
- a CDS encoding type II toxin-antitoxin system RelB/DinJ family antitoxin: MNTVVRARISEEVKNEAAAVLDAMGLTVSDAFRMMMTRIAREHALPFEPLAPNEKTIAAMRAAREGEAQTVTLEQLQTVLDENN, translated from the coding sequence ATGAACACCGTTGTGCGCGCTCGAATCAGTGAAGAGGTCAAGAACGAAGCGGCTGCCGTGCTTGATGCGATGGGGCTTACGGTATCAGATGCCTTTCGCATGATGATGACGCGGATTGCGCGCGAGCATGCCTTGCCGTTTGAGCCACTGGCGCCGAATGAAAAAACGATTGCAGCTATGCGGGCTGCGCGCGAGGGCGAGGCTCAAACCGTGACGCTGGAACAGTTGCAAACTGTCCTCGATGAGAACAATTAA
- a CDS encoding addiction module antidote protein, whose amino-acid sequence MGTDLFSAEDPEDRAAGLLALRTVAEAYGGMAAVAADAGISRESLYRALSPKGNPTLKTLLAVLKTVGMRLSVEPDRRVA is encoded by the coding sequence ATGGGGACAGATTTATTTTCCGCAGAGGATCCTGAAGACCGTGCTGCAGGCCTATTGGCGTTGCGCACCGTAGCCGAGGCTTATGGCGGTATGGCTGCGGTTGCGGCCGATGCCGGAATCAGCCGAGAGTCCCTGTATCGCGCGCTATCACCCAAGGGCAACCCAACACTCAAAACCTTGTTGGCAGTATTAAAAACAGTTGGCATGCGGCTTTCTGTCGAGCCAGACCGCCGGGTAGCCTGA
- a CDS encoding type II toxin-antitoxin system VapC family toxin produces the protein MILLDTNVLSELMRQVPHPNVVSWLDGHPSDAIWISAITRAEIELGIALLPEGRRKKVLQSKAEALFHEDFANRCLSFDATAASYYGQIVAARTHMGKPISVEDAQIAAIAITHRLTLATRNIADFDSIEALAMLNPWN, from the coding sequence TTGATCTTGCTGGATACTAATGTCCTGTCCGAGCTCATGCGCCAAGTTCCCCATCCGAACGTTGTCTCTTGGTTAGACGGACACCCCAGCGACGCAATTTGGATATCTGCCATTACTCGCGCCGAGATTGAGCTAGGTATTGCACTGTTGCCCGAAGGGCGCAGAAAAAAAGTGCTGCAGTCCAAGGCAGAAGCACTGTTTCATGAAGATTTTGCGAACCGGTGCCTGTCCTTTGATGCGACAGCCGCGAGTTATTACGGGCAAATTGTCGCCGCAAGAACGCACATGGGCAAACCGATCTCGGTGGAAGATGCCCAGATTGCTGCCATCGCCATAACGCATAGGTTGACCTTGGCGACCCGCAATATTGCGGATTTTGACAGTATCGAAGCACTCGCGATGCTGAACCCCTGGAATTAA
- a CDS encoding FitA-like ribbon-helix-helix domain-containing protein, whose translation MATLTIRNFDETLKMHLRLRAAEHGRSMEEEVRCILRQELAKPASEYGLGSRIVSRFSDVAGDLPLPERSQPRPPIDWDEPS comes from the coding sequence ATGGCAACGCTGACCATTCGTAATTTTGATGAAACTCTGAAAATGCATTTGCGTCTGCGCGCAGCCGAACATGGTCGCTCCATGGAAGAAGAGGTACGCTGCATTCTGCGTCAGGAGTTAGCGAAACCTGCATCGGAGTACGGGCTTGGCAGCCGGATTGTGAGTCGGTTTAGTGATGTAGCAGGTGATTTACCGCTACCCGAACGCAGCCAGCCGCGCCCACCCATTGATTGGGATGAGCCAAGTTGA
- a CDS encoding ATP-binding protein: MEKPFQRAFVAELAKRFQEPKQLIQILIGPRQVGKTTGVLQLIEHTQITAHYANADDLLVADRSWLIEQWQEAKLKGDGTLLVIDEIQKVPNWSETIKALWDQQAHSNSGALKVLLLDSSALDINTGLTESLAGRFERIVAHHWTYAELQAAFGYDLQRYLIYGGYPGAVALEPDRKRWYAYMKESIVEAVIGKDILQNQRIAKPALFRQAFEIACRYPAQEISYTKLLGQLQDQGNTDLVKHYLSLYAKAFLLHSLQKYSPKAWKTRASSPKLLPACPALFSMNRPASSDADPEQRGRLFELAVGAELAQLPGELFYWRERDAEVDFVYEDHEQLYAIEVKSGRKKSSKGLAAFCQQVPKALRIIITPEHFPQFSRNPSSHLAQLAL, translated from the coding sequence ATGGAAAAGCCCTTTCAACGCGCCTTTGTTGCTGAACTCGCCAAGCGCTTTCAAGAACCAAAGCAGCTGATCCAGATTCTTATCGGGCCTCGCCAGGTAGGCAAAACCACAGGTGTGCTGCAACTCATCGAACACACCCAAATCACCGCGCACTATGCCAATGCCGATGATCTACTGGTCGCTGATCGCAGCTGGCTGATCGAACAATGGCAAGAGGCAAAGCTCAAAGGCGACGGCACTCTTCTGGTTATTGATGAGATTCAAAAAGTCCCCAATTGGTCGGAAACCATCAAGGCGCTTTGGGATCAGCAGGCGCACAGCAACTCTGGGGCGCTCAAGGTATTACTGCTGGATTCCAGCGCGCTCGACATTAATACTGGCCTGACAGAGAGCCTAGCAGGTCGGTTTGAACGCATCGTGGCCCATCATTGGACCTACGCAGAACTCCAAGCAGCATTTGGCTACGACCTTCAGCGATACCTGATCTATGGCGGCTACCCGGGTGCAGTAGCCCTAGAGCCCGATAGAAAGCGCTGGTATGCCTACATGAAAGAATCGATTGTCGAGGCCGTCATCGGCAAGGATATTCTTCAGAATCAACGCATTGCCAAGCCCGCATTGTTTCGCCAGGCCTTCGAAATCGCATGCCGTTACCCGGCACAAGAAATCAGTTACACCAAACTGCTCGGTCAACTGCAAGACCAAGGCAACACTGATTTGGTGAAGCACTACTTATCGCTCTATGCCAAGGCATTTTTACTGCATAGTCTGCAAAAGTATTCTCCCAAAGCGTGGAAGACTCGGGCATCAAGCCCCAAGCTCTTGCCCGCCTGTCCTGCACTTTTCAGCATGAATCGTCCAGCATCCAGTGATGCAGATCCCGAACAACGGGGGCGCTTATTTGAGCTGGCGGTGGGCGCCGAGCTCGCGCAGCTTCCCGGTGAACTATTTTATTGGCGGGAACGCGATGCCGAGGTCGACTTCGTCTATGAGGATCACGAACAACTCTATGCTATTGAAGTGAAGTCGGGCCGAAAGAAATCCAGCAAGGGCCTCGCGGCCTTTTGCCAACAGGTGCCAAAAGCACTCCGCATCATTATTACCCCCGAGCATTTCCCCCAGTTCTCGCGAAACCCAAGCTCACATCTCGCACAACTGGCTCTCTAA
- the fcl gene encoding GDP-L-fucose synthase: MQKNKSVPNLYVAGHRGMVGAAILRVLEEQAKQSGQALNLITRTHSELDLTNQAAVQEFFKKEKPDQVYLAAARVGGIHANNTYPAQFIYENLMIEANVIHAAFTHGTKKLLFLGSSCIYPKHASQPMSEDALLTGTLEPTNEPYAIAKIAGIKLCESYNRQYSATHGIDYRSVMPTNLYGPGDNYHPKNSHVIPALIRRFHEAKISNAPSVTIWGTGTPKREFLYVDDMARASVHVMNLDKDTYAQHTQPMCSHINVGSGQDITIKDLAELIKDTVGYTGAIEFDPSKPDGSPRKLMDSQRLNSLGWHPQVSLQQGLANTYKTGTDLFSAPH; this comes from the coding sequence ATGCAAAAAAATAAATCCGTCCCCAATTTATACGTCGCTGGTCACAGGGGCATGGTGGGCGCGGCCATCCTCAGGGTGCTCGAAGAGCAGGCCAAGCAGTCCGGCCAAGCACTCAACCTCATCACACGCACCCACAGCGAGCTCGATCTCACCAACCAAGCCGCTGTCCAAGAATTCTTCAAAAAAGAAAAGCCCGACCAGGTCTATCTCGCCGCGGCCAGAGTCGGCGGCATCCATGCCAACAACACCTACCCGGCGCAGTTTATCTACGAAAATCTGATGATCGAGGCCAACGTCATCCACGCCGCCTTCACACATGGCACGAAAAAGCTCCTCTTCCTCGGCTCCAGCTGCATCTACCCCAAACACGCCAGCCAGCCCATGAGCGAAGACGCCCTGCTCACCGGCACCCTGGAGCCCACCAACGAGCCCTATGCCATCGCCAAAATCGCCGGCATCAAGCTCTGTGAAAGCTATAACCGCCAATACAGCGCCACACACGGCATCGACTACCGCAGCGTCATGCCCACCAACCTCTACGGCCCCGGCGACAACTATCACCCGAAAAACAGCCACGTCATCCCCGCGCTCATCAGAAGATTCCACGAAGCCAAGATCAGCAACGCCCCCAGCGTCACGATCTGGGGCACGGGCACCCCCAAGCGCGAATTCCTCTACGTCGATGACATGGCCCGCGCGTCGGTGCACGTGATGAACCTCGACAAAGACACCTACGCGCAGCACACCCAGCCCATGTGCAGCCACATCAACGTCGGCAGCGGCCAAGACATCACCATCAAAGATCTAGCAGAGCTCATCAAAGACACGGTCGGCTACACCGGCGCCATCGAATTCGACCCCAGCAAACCCGACGGTAGCCCGCGCAAGCTCATGGACAGCCAGCGCCTCAACAGCCTCGGCTGGCACCCCCAAGTCAGCCTCCAACAAGGCCTCGCCAACACCTACAAAACCGGGACAGATTTATTTTCCGCACCGCATTAA
- a CDS encoding MarR family EPS-associated transcriptional regulator, with product MTQREEIQFRLLQVLKDEPQISQRELALRMGISLGLTNYCLKALIAKGWVKTKNFLESGRKDRYLYQLTPQGIANKAQLTREFLARKRAEYQTIETEIRDLEATLEETGTDLFFDRRDDPQDAKK from the coding sequence ATGACCCAACGCGAAGAAATCCAATTTAGGCTGTTGCAAGTGCTCAAAGACGAGCCGCAAATCAGCCAGCGCGAGCTCGCCTTGCGCATGGGCATCTCCCTGGGCCTGACTAATTACTGCCTCAAGGCCCTAATCGCCAAGGGCTGGGTGAAGACCAAAAACTTCCTCGAAAGCGGCCGCAAAGATCGCTACTTGTACCAACTGACGCCCCAAGGCATCGCCAACAAGGCGCAGCTCACCCGAGAATTCCTCGCCCGCAAGCGCGCCGAATACCAAACCATCGAGACCGAAATCCGCGACCTCGAAGCCACGCTAGAAGAAACCGGGACAGATTTATTTTTCGACAGACGAGATGACCCGCAGGATGCAAAAAAATAA
- a CDS encoding transposase, protein MPHHVVQRGHNRQVVFAEQSDYARYLTNLRELSEELEVRVYAYCLMTNHVHLLLGPSDKVDAMGWLMKSLAARATRYRNRLEERSGTLWEGRYKSSPVQTDSYLLACTRYIELNPVRAHMVPSAGAYPWSSYGQRLGQTQRWIDLDPAYIALGDTEAQRRVLYTRFVEEGVPEKDLALMRGALQRGQLTGNQRFVDEVEQITGLRIESRRPGRPKMGTDLFKKGTDLLKN, encoded by the coding sequence ATGCCACATCACGTGGTGCAACGCGGCCACAACCGCCAAGTCGTATTCGCCGAACAGAGCGACTACGCGCGATACCTCACCAATCTGCGCGAACTCAGCGAAGAGCTCGAGGTTCGCGTCTACGCCTATTGCCTGATGACCAATCACGTGCACTTGTTGCTTGGACCCAGCGACAAAGTCGATGCGATGGGCTGGCTCATGAAGTCCCTGGCCGCCCGTGCCACGCGCTATCGCAATCGCCTCGAGGAGCGCTCTGGCACGCTCTGGGAAGGCCGCTACAAGTCAAGCCCCGTGCAAACAGATTCGTATCTGCTCGCTTGCACGCGCTACATCGAGCTCAATCCGGTGCGCGCCCACATGGTGCCATCCGCGGGCGCCTACCCATGGTCCAGTTACGGCCAGCGCCTCGGCCAGACGCAGCGCTGGATCGATCTTGATCCGGCCTACATCGCCCTCGGGGACACCGAAGCCCAACGTCGCGTCCTCTACACCCGATTCGTCGAGGAAGGCGTGCCAGAGAAAGACCTAGCGCTCATGCGCGGGGCGCTACAGCGGGGCCAGCTCACCGGCAACCAGCGCTTCGTCGACGAAGTCGAGCAAATCACCGGCCTGCGCATCGAAAGCCGCCGCCCCGGCCGCCCAAAAATGGGGACAGATTTATTTAAAAAGGGGACGGATTTATTAAAAAATTGA
- a CDS encoding type II toxin-antitoxin system VapC family toxin: MSGHDRPGVAGDNWQVQEMNAEVALIAARVRARFGLKLPDAVQVATAIVSQSAALVTHDRDFAGITEVAVKIGK, encoded by the coding sequence ATGAGTGGACATGATCGACCTGGCGTCGCCGGTGACAATTGGCAGGTGCAAGAGATGAATGCAGAGGTCGCCTTGATTGCAGCCAGAGTCAGAGCGCGCTTCGGTCTCAAGCTGCCCGATGCCGTTCAGGTAGCGACTGCCATCGTCAGCCAATCTGCAGCACTAGTCACCCATGACCGAGATTTTGCGGGTATCACCGAGGTAGCCGTGAAAATAGGAAAATAG
- a CDS encoding type II toxin-antitoxin system Phd/YefM family antitoxin, with the protein MLELDAKEARRRLPELLDRAHAGKASIIKKRGVPYAALVPLDRRLHEKRGVSLIDLIGSGAGLWGDDVGRTNSDCRDEWT; encoded by the coding sequence ATGCTCGAATTGGACGCGAAAGAAGCGAGAAGACGTCTACCAGAGTTGTTGGACCGGGCGCATGCGGGCAAGGCATCCATTATTAAGAAACGCGGTGTTCCCTACGCGGCATTGGTGCCTTTAGATAGACGCCTCCATGAGAAGCGAGGCGTCAGCCTCATCGATCTGATCGGAAGCGGAGCCGGCCTATGGGGTGATGATGTGGGGCGCACCAACTCGGATTGCCGGGATGAGTGGACATGA
- a CDS encoding FitA-like ribbon-helix-helix domain-containing protein has protein sequence MAQVIVRNLDNDLKDALKRRAQRHGCSMEEEVRQILRRAVNEETPQTTGNLGSRIAQRFAGIGLEASLPELHGQGIEPMGFDR, from the coding sequence ATGGCCCAAGTGATTGTCAGAAATTTGGATAATGATCTTAAAGATGCGCTCAAGCGCCGCGCTCAACGCCATGGCTGCAGTATGGAAGAGGAAGTGCGTCAGATTCTGCGCCGCGCTGTGAACGAGGAAACGCCGCAAACCACAGGCAATCTTGGCTCACGCATAGCCCAGCGGTTTGCTGGTATCGGTCTGGAAGCTTCCTTGCCGGAACTGCATGGGCAAGGGATTGAGCCCATGGGTTTTGATCGATGA